One window of Perca flavescens isolate YP-PL-M2 chromosome 6, PFLA_1.0, whole genome shotgun sequence genomic DNA carries:
- the fez2a gene encoding fasciculation and elongation protein zeta-2 isoform X2, translated as MAAPIAHFDDDWPILGDLSMVSGQRLLPQKGRAVASAAGEAAPQLLLDDDDEDIPELRDSSSSLGGTGAFRSTEDLVNDFDEKLSVCFRNFNAKTESIAPVNVINEDSLLEKDEIWKVLTSNYGSVMPVDWKQSRTCSLHIPTFNLEEKPRKTDVTAELSDDEELREQLDMHSIIVSCLAEEPLFTAEQVIEEIEEMMQDSPDMEAGHNPSQSDLSMLSLDVQRSTRSPSYESRVRTLSVAELNERLEETETIIRRFSEELVQQLALRDELDFEKEVKNSFISALIDVQNRQKEHRELLKKKKKLKGGAGTSQGHAEKTLGSYLTTVIPYEKKGHPPSLEDLQILTKILQAMRDDSEKVPSLLTDYILKVLCPT; from the exons ATGGCTGCACCCATCGCACATTTCGACGACGACTGGCCGATCTTGGGTGATTTGAGCATGGTTTCAGGCCAGAGGCTGCTGCCGCAGAAGGGCCGTGCTGTAGCCTCCGCCGCGGGGGAAGCAGCACCGCAGCTTCTCCTGgacgatgatgatgaggatATCCCGGAGCTGCGAGACAGCAGCTCCTCCCTGGGGGGAACCGGCGCTTTCAGGTCCACGGAGGACCTGGTGAACGATTTTGACGAGAAGTTATCCGTGTGCTTCCGAAATTTCAACGCCAAGACGGAGAGCATCGCTCCTGTGAATGTGATAAACGAGGACTCGCTGCTGGAGAAAGACGA AATCTGGAAGGTTTTGACCAGTAACTATGGCAGTGTGATGCCGGTGGATTGGAAACAGTCTCGAACGTGCTCCCTCCACATCCCCACATTCAACCTGGAGGAGAAGCCT AGAAAGACTGATGTCACGGCAGAGCTGTCGGACGATGAGGAGCTGAGGGAGCAGCTGGACATGCACTCCATCATCGTCTCCTGCCTCGCAGAGGagccccttttcacagcagagCAG GTTATCGAGGAGATAGAGGAGATGATGCAGGACTCCCCCGACATGGAGGCAGGGCACAATCCCTCTCAGTCGGACCTCTCGATGCTCTCCCTGGACGTCCAGCGGTCCACCCGGAGCCCCAGCTATGAGTCGA gGGTGAGGACCCTGAGTGTTGCCGAGCTGAATGAACGTCTGGAGGAGACGGAGACGATCATCAGGAGGTTCTCAGAGGAGCTGGTGCAGCAGCTGGCTCTCAGGGATGAGCTGGACTTTGAGAAAGAGGTGAAGAACAGCTTCATCTCAGCGCTCATTGATGTACAGAACCGACAGAAGGAGCACCGAGAGctgctgaagaagaagaagaagcttaaAGGTGGAGCCGGGACGTCGCAGGGCCACGCGGAGAAGACGCTCGGATCA TATTTAACCACAGTCATCCCCTATGAGAAAAAGGGACACCCTCCGTCGCTTGAGGACCTCCAGATCCTGACTAAGA TCCTACAAGCTATGAGAGACGACAGTGAAAAGGTGCCCAGTCTCTTAACAGACTATATTCTCAAAG
- the fez2a gene encoding fasciculation and elongation protein zeta-2 isoform X1 → MAAPIAHFDDDWPILGDLSMVSGQRLLPQKGRAVASAAGEAAPQLLLDDDDEDIPELRDSSSSLGGTGAFRSTEDLVNDFDEKLSVCFRNFNAKTESIAPVNVINEDSLLEKDEIWKVLTSNYGSVMPVDWKQSRTCSLHIPTFNLEEKPRKTDVTAELSDDEELREQLDMHSIIVSCLAEEPLFTAEQVIEEIEEMMQDSPDMEAGHNPSQSDLSMLSLDVQRSTRSPSYESRVRTLSVAELNERLEETETIIRRFSEELVQQLALRDELDFEKEVKNSFISALIDVQNRQKEHRELLKKKKKLKGGAGTSQGHAEKTLGSRFSMEGISSVIHNSFRQTFGSGCSERQYLTTVIPYEKKGHPPSLEDLQILTKILQAMRDDSEKVPSLLTDYILKVLCPT, encoded by the exons ATGGCTGCACCCATCGCACATTTCGACGACGACTGGCCGATCTTGGGTGATTTGAGCATGGTTTCAGGCCAGAGGCTGCTGCCGCAGAAGGGCCGTGCTGTAGCCTCCGCCGCGGGGGAAGCAGCACCGCAGCTTCTCCTGgacgatgatgatgaggatATCCCGGAGCTGCGAGACAGCAGCTCCTCCCTGGGGGGAACCGGCGCTTTCAGGTCCACGGAGGACCTGGTGAACGATTTTGACGAGAAGTTATCCGTGTGCTTCCGAAATTTCAACGCCAAGACGGAGAGCATCGCTCCTGTGAATGTGATAAACGAGGACTCGCTGCTGGAGAAAGACGA AATCTGGAAGGTTTTGACCAGTAACTATGGCAGTGTGATGCCGGTGGATTGGAAACAGTCTCGAACGTGCTCCCTCCACATCCCCACATTCAACCTGGAGGAGAAGCCT AGAAAGACTGATGTCACGGCAGAGCTGTCGGACGATGAGGAGCTGAGGGAGCAGCTGGACATGCACTCCATCATCGTCTCCTGCCTCGCAGAGGagccccttttcacagcagagCAG GTTATCGAGGAGATAGAGGAGATGATGCAGGACTCCCCCGACATGGAGGCAGGGCACAATCCCTCTCAGTCGGACCTCTCGATGCTCTCCCTGGACGTCCAGCGGTCCACCCGGAGCCCCAGCTATGAGTCGA gGGTGAGGACCCTGAGTGTTGCCGAGCTGAATGAACGTCTGGAGGAGACGGAGACGATCATCAGGAGGTTCTCAGAGGAGCTGGTGCAGCAGCTGGCTCTCAGGGATGAGCTGGACTTTGAGAAAGAGGTGAAGAACAGCTTCATCTCAGCGCTCATTGATGTACAGAACCGACAGAAGGAGCACCGAGAGctgctgaagaagaagaagaagcttaaAGGTGGAGCCGGGACGTCGCAGGGCCACGCGGAGAAGACGCTCGGATCA CGCTTCAGCATGGAGGGAATCTCCTCTGTCATTCATAACAGCTTCCGGCAAACCTTTGGAAGCGGGTGCAGTGAAAGACAG TATTTAACCACAGTCATCCCCTATGAGAAAAAGGGACACCCTCCGTCGCTTGAGGACCTCCAGATCCTGACTAAGA TCCTACAAGCTATGAGAGACGACAGTGAAAAGGTGCCCAGTCTCTTAACAGACTATATTCTCAAAG